ACGACTGCTTCAACTGCAAGAAGTGCTCTGTGTCCCTGGTCGGCCGTGGCTTCCTGACTGAACGTGATGATATACTGTGTCCAGAGTGTGGCAAAGACATCTAATTCAGTCCGAGGGTCCACATAATGACATAGGAATGACAGAGAATTAATAAATACTATCAGAGCACAGCATCTTTACTGCTTAGATTTGCTATGATTGTCCATCATTGCGTGCAAATGAAAGCACACTaataacagcattgtttcaTTTAATAATGTTATGTTGTTCACTCTCAGACAAACTATGACCATTATAATAACTGTTAACATGTAAAGTTGTTCATTTATGTGTCAGCAACTATTGCAGGTAAGATAGTATGGAGCATATTGAGATAAAGCTACAGTTTATGTAGACTGTCCACTTTGAAGTGTAATAAGGACTTCTTTGTGCATGGATTGATGCTATAATCAGTAGTTTGCGCATGAGCTCTGTTATTACCAATAAAATACAGCAAAACTGTGTTGTTGCTCTTATAATAAATGTGCagagcagttaaaaaaaaatttttctgtgAATTTCTCAACACAAAGTCAGCAAGTGTTTCTGCAGACGTGGGTCAAAGGCTTTCAGAAAGGACACcttttatttgtaataatattAGTAAGAGCAGGTGAAGTACACAACTGTTTCAATGCCAGTATATCAAACGAGAGTCAAAGCTGCCACTTATCTATGATCAAGTCAGACTGATTCATTTCTATACAAATGGATAAAAATAGATTTAACAATTGATTTAAAATGGATTAGAtcttgttttctgtattttttaaatctctctcCACATCCATCAAGACAATTAATGCCAACAATTTTCTTTTACAGGAAAAGAAATATAtagttcattaattttttttattaacaattattttgaatatttactTCCTTTTTGTAAAAATGGCTTAGCCGTTATTATTGCTATATATTATGATCCAAACGTATCACACAACACCATGTAGAAAAATTTGTCTTAAAACATCCTGAGATTTGAATTACAGCCAAAGGTAATATTTTCACCgagaacaaaaaaatgacacactACTATCAGGCCACAATACACCATTGTTTTATGCTGGTCATGACGTTTATCTTTAATCTGTGGTTTAAAACACTcttaaattacaataatgaaaacTGAATCTTTAAGTATGTTATACTTCAGTCTCTCACACAGTATGTCCATCATTTTGGAAATCGCCACAACAGAGCCTTGAACATGTGAAAATCAATCTGTCCAAGTTAAAGGATGTCTAAACACAACACTCtatgcaaacacactcacaaccCAGTGCACACCTCCTTGTTAAAGACTCCATGCACAGAAACTATACATTAACAATCGTAACATCAGAGAATCATGCTGCGTTTTGCATGACAGTCTCAATGTGTGGGATTCAGGAGGTGGATGTAAGGAGGGGGCACTTGAGGTTTTAGAACACAAATGGAAGATTCAGACTTCAAAAGCAAGACAATCTTCTAACCCTCCGTCGGCTCTGACACTGGAACCAGGACTGGGGACGGTCCTGACAAACAGGTTACAGGGCTCAAATTCCCTTTTGTGACGCAATTAGCTGTAGAACTAAGTGGAGGGGATTTTGGGTCCGTCAGACATTAAACTCCCATCAGGTCTGCATGaagtggggtcagaggtcagggccATGTCACACGCGGGATTTTTTTCTTCGTGTCTGGTGATTTAATTTCAAcctgaagaaacagaaaacaacacaacaatagaCAAAGGAGACACTGTtaatacatttgatttaaagtcttaagtttttttaaaaacagggaaacataataatgaattaaattCCAGCGTGTtcttacagaaaaacaaaaataaccgGTCAGGATTGTGTTCAATGTCTTTGACACAGTGATTGCTGTTGTCTTTTCAAAACACTGAATGCCAAAGAATCACTTGTATTGTGACTGTATGAATGTATAGAGTCTGTACTTACCGATTACAAAACAAGTACACAAGTAACAGATCAATATTGACACCATGCTCTTTTGACTTGATTCAATAAATTTTTGTGTAATAATACACACAACGAGTGACAGAACAAACCCTCTTACCGAGCTGTTTGATTCCCGTTTGAGGTTTGTGCCTGAGTCCGTGCTGACAGTGAGtgaggagaaggaagaaaaggaagaagaggaagaggaagacaagggGGAGGAGGATGGGTTTTTAGACAACGTGCGGATGGGGTTAGACAGGTTTGCTGCAGGGGGGGGCTTTAACCGGCTGGTGATTCCTGTCGACTCAGTGTTTCCCTCTGTTCTCTTTACTTTAAGTGGACCAGTGTAAGAGGAAGTCCCATCAAATACAATCAGAGGCCTTTTCCTCTTGTGATCATTACTGGGACTGGAAATGaccaaaacacaacaacaaaaataatcacaattaaTTTCATCATAAGGGCTTTTTTATAGCACataaagtctaaaaaaaataaaaagtcttgACATGGTTCCATTGGCTTTGAGCATTTACTTTATCTCCACTGATCAAATGCAAAGACACACATGAATATGTTTTATCTTAAATTACTCAATGGTTTAAGCGAATAAAGTTGGAACAGAAGCCAAATCAAACCTTCATATCACTGACAAATACTTCAATACTCAcaaccaaatattttatttattgcaatTACAATAATGTAAgagttttattttgctgttttttaacCTTGTCTCATCATAACTAATGGAGATTAgagaccaataaaaaaaacaaccaataaTAGACAACAGAATGCACTCTAATCTGAAGACAAATCCAGACACTATGGCCTAAAAAGTTGaacaaatctgtttttaatctATATTTAATGTACAAAAACGTGTATCTGCTGTCTTCTTATACAAGATCTCACATCCCTTCTATAATCTTTCCATAAATCTTTGCAAAAAATCAACATGTGACAAGAATAGGTATTATGAAACTGGCATAACTTTACTTCCTACTTTTCAATGTATGCAGAAATGTAGCACAACGTAATGTTCCACCAGCACTCATGTTACttccatttattttcatatttactcGTGATTGTGAATATTTAGCTGATGATTACTTTGGATAGTGATTACTTGGGCATTCATCGAACCCTTCAGACAATGTTTGCGTCCTGGCAGCTACCTGTCACAGCTGACCGGCGTCTGCCTCCCTCGCGTCCTCTCCATTCTCTTGCCCCACCGGGTGTTGGGTAAAGCCCTCTGCGGTAGCGGGATGACATGCCGGACGAAAAGTTCCGACAGCCGGTCCCTGCTGCAACAGCCTCTGGTGCTAATTCGCTTCTGCTTGAGACAGAAATTCCCCGACATGACAAGAA
This window of the Antennarius striatus isolate MH-2024 chromosome 12, ASM4005453v1, whole genome shotgun sequence genome carries:
- the c12h2orf49 gene encoding ashwin; this translates as MAASSAQDGKAVSIPNVDLLLHPELLSQEFMQLILSEKRISTRGCCSRDRLSELFVRHVIPLPQRALPNTRWGKRMERTRGRQTPVSCDSPSNDHKRKRPLIVFDGTSSYTGPLKVKRTEGNTESTGITSRLKPPPAANLSNPIRTLSKNPSSSPLSSSSSSSFSSFSSLTVSTDSGTNLKRESNSSVEIKSPDTKKKIPRVTWP